The nucleotide sequence CCTCCAGGCGCGCGGACGGCGGGTCGGAGGACGAGAAGCGGGGCGGGGACGGGGCCCGCGCGGTGGCCGAGAGGAGGCTGCGAGGCGTCAGCGCCGTGGCGGGCAGCGGGGAGCTCCTCGCCATCCCCGGAGTCGGCCCGCGCAACCTCAGGAAGCTCGTCGACAACGGCTTCGAGGGCGTCGCGCATCTCAAGCAGCTCTACAGGGATAAGGTGTGTGTTCCCCTGCTTGGATTGCTGGAAATGCTACTATCCAATACGTGCGTTTCTGTCACgccccaaggcaagaacacaaactCTTATCCACGAGCGTTGAAATCGTTACTCAAGCAGTACCTACTATAAGTCAAAAAATGTCACAGTGCATACATGTGGCCACCTCCACCTTTTAGTTTTGTTTAACAACTCTCGTGCAAGTCTTGTTACATCTACGTTGTATGATTACCATAGCCCACATTGGCTATGTTTCGGACCCACGCACAAGACAAAAGGGCGCACTGCATGAAAATAGTGCCATTTGAACCTTTGAGATCTTAATGGAGCCCATGAGATTGCGAATACTCAGGGAGCTCTgatgtttttttgtttgtttgttgtgttGGCTACATTGTAGGGTAATATTATGTATTCTTTTGAGCTCATGAGATTGCGAATAGCCGAATACTCAGGGAGCTCTGAtgcttttttgtttgtttgttgtgttGGCTACATTGTAGTGTAATATTATGTACTTCTTTTTGCCTTGTAATACTCAGGGATCTCTGATGcttttttttttgcttctgttCTGGACTTGGCATCCAGAAAATCTAAATCTAGATTGATTATGTCACATGTTCTTGTGTTCTCGGATAAACAAGTTATTATTTCATTCTGGTTCTGGGAGAGACGTTTGAATTCTTAAGTGGTGTGGAAGTTAACAGATAGGATACTATAGACTCTATTATTTTGTTTGTTGTGTTGGCTACATTGTAGTGTaatattatgtactccctccattcacttttataagtcgtttcagacaagtgAAATTGAGCTATTTTACAGTGTCTGAAACATCTACAAagccttataaaagtgaacagagggagtacttctttTGAGTGCTGCTCTCCTAACTTTTTTTGTAATTTACATGATGTGCAGTTCTTTGGAAAGTCGAGTGAGAAGATGGTTGAGTTCTTGCAGAGCTCGGTTGGCATCAAACATAAGAATCATGCTGAGAGTATCACTTCATTCATTAAAGAGAGTGTTGTTGAGGAGTTAGAGGATACCAGCTCATCTAAGCCTCCTCGGAAGAAGAGGCTAACCTTTTGTGTGGAAGGAAATATCAGTGTTGGAAAGAGCACCTTTCTCCAGAGAATAGCTAATGAGACTATTGAACTACGTGATCTTGTTGAAATAGTACCTGAACCTGTTGCTAAGTGGCAGGATGTTGGCCCTGACCACTTCAATATACTGGATGCCTTCTACGCTGAGCCCCAAAGATATGCTTACACGTTTCAGAACTACGTGTTTGTGACAAGAGTTATGCAAGAAAGAGAATCTTCAGGTGGCATCAAACCTCTCAGACTAATGGAAAGAAGTGTTTTCAGTGACAGGATGGTAGGTCTTATCTTACGTGCTAATGCTAGTTCATATGTGAACtgagtatttctttttctttttcttttcctggtTTGACTGACTAGTATATACCGTGCAACTAAATTCTAATATTCACCAGGTATTTGTCCGTGCTGTTCATGAAGCTAACTGGATGAATGAGATGGAGATCAGCATCTACGATTCTTGGTTCGATCCTGTGGTGTCATCGCTCCCAGGTCTTATCCCAGATGGATTTATTTATCTAAGGGCCAGCCCAGATACTTGCCATAAAAGGATGATGCTCCGGAAAAGATCAGAGGAAGGTGGTG is from Triticum aestivum cultivar Chinese Spring chromosome 1B, IWGSC CS RefSeq v2.1, whole genome shotgun sequence and encodes:
- the LOC123134411 gene encoding uncharacterized protein, which produces MHRLSLLPAAAAATAFIDAATAPFLLPSASMPSLRLGSPALLAARRRPPPWLRCGGGARRGAFCTLEASRRADGGSEDEKRGGDGARAVAERRLRGVSAVAGSGELLAIPGVGPRNLRKLVDNGFEGVAHLKQLYRDKFFGKSSEKMVEFLQSSVGIKHKNHAESITSFIKESVVEELEDTSSSKPPRKKRLTFCVEGNISVGKSTFLQRIANETIELRDLVEIVPEPVAKWQDVGPDHFNILDAFYAEPQRYAYTFQNYVFVTRVMQERESSGGIKPLRLMERSVFSDRMVFVRAVHEANWMNEMEISIYDSWFDPVVSSLPGLIPDGFIYLRASPDTCHKRMMLRKRSEEGGVSLDYLQGLHEKHESWLFPSKGGGRGVLSVSQLPTQMEGNLPPGIRDRVFYLEGDHMHSSIQKVPALVLDCEPDIDFNRDIQAKRQYAQQVAEFFEFVNNKKEAPSEQASTEKDRMNPKIMFPNKGGLWVPEGVPPFAGSAMNLDFRRAMSSYLPT